In Synechococcus sp. A18-25c, a single window of DNA contains:
- a CDS encoding cell division protein SepF, with translation MSLISRLRAVVAGDDYLDGDYDELDYDTGEHDDAVSGMTSANSSALAPLDASNPFEMDQSFSGTNVIGMPGISSSAAEVSLMEPRSFDEMPRAIQALRERKTVILNLTMMEPDQAQRAVDFVAGGTFAIDGHQERVGESIFLFAPSCVTVTNASQEESTTPTVVTKDVEQASSDASVAPAPAWAASDATAL, from the coding sequence GTGTCGCTGATTTCTCGCCTTCGTGCGGTCGTTGCAGGGGATGATTACCTGGACGGCGACTATGACGAGCTCGATTACGACACGGGTGAGCACGATGATGCTGTGTCGGGCATGACCTCTGCGAACAGCAGTGCTCTGGCTCCACTCGATGCATCCAATCCGTTTGAGATGGATCAAAGTTTTTCAGGCACCAATGTGATCGGTATGCCAGGCATCAGCTCCAGTGCTGCTGAAGTGTCACTGATGGAGCCTCGTAGCTTCGACGAGATGCCCCGTGCCATTCAGGCCCTGCGCGAGCGCAAGACCGTCATCCTCAATCTCACGATGATGGAGCCTGATCAGGCTCAACGTGCCGTGGATTTTGTGGCTGGTGGCACTTTTGCCATCGATGGCCATCAGGAGCGAGTTGGCGAAAGCATTTTCTTGTTTGCCCCCAGCTGTGTCACGGTTACTAATGCCAGTCAGGAAGAGAGCACCACGCCCACGGTGGTGACCAAGGATGTGGAACAGGCGTCTTCTGACGCCAGCGTTGCTCCGGCTCCGGCCTGGGCGGCGTCTGACGCCACAGCCCTCTGA
- a CDS encoding YggS family pyridoxal phosphate-dependent enzyme — protein sequence MTELQSRWEQLRDRLPHGVHLLAVSKRQPASAVRELACCGQSDFGESRVQEALPKQQELSDLAGLRWHFVGRLQANKVRPVVKAFDWVHSIDSLSLAQRVSRIALEENRRPSVLFQVKLRPDPDKTGWDPIELKQAWPGLRQLQGLNPCGLMTMAPLGFSEADRRGLFQDCRQLANAMDLPQCSMGMSGDWPEAAAAGATWVRVGSALFGARPQ from the coding sequence ATGACGGAGCTTCAGAGCCGCTGGGAGCAGTTGCGCGACAGGCTTCCCCATGGCGTCCATTTGCTGGCTGTCAGCAAGCGCCAGCCTGCCTCGGCGGTGCGTGAGCTGGCGTGTTGCGGCCAGTCCGACTTCGGAGAAAGCCGTGTTCAGGAGGCGCTGCCGAAGCAGCAGGAGCTGTCGGATCTGGCGGGTCTGCGCTGGCATTTCGTCGGACGGTTGCAGGCCAACAAGGTGCGACCGGTGGTGAAGGCCTTCGATTGGGTTCATTCCATCGATTCGCTGTCTCTCGCGCAGCGTGTCTCTCGCATTGCGTTAGAGGAGAACCGGCGTCCTTCGGTGTTGTTTCAAGTCAAGCTTCGGCCTGATCCTGACAAGACGGGCTGGGACCCCATCGAGCTGAAGCAGGCCTGGCCTGGCTTGCGTCAGTTGCAGGGTCTCAATCCTTGCGGGTTGATGACCATGGCCCCGCTGGGGTTCTCAGAAGCTGATCGTCGCGGGCTGTTTCAGGATTGCCGACAGCTCGCCAATGCCATGGATCTGCCGCAGTGCTCGATGGGCATGAGCGGCGATTGGCCTGAGGCCGCAGCTGCCGGTGCCACCTGGGTGCGGGTTGGATCAGCGCTGTTTGGTGCTCGCCCCCAGTGA
- a CDS encoding PipX family protein, with amino-acid sequence MSAEGYLNHPTFGMLYKVAPAGEGRDVYATLYAQRMFFLVTLQPRGAQFEVIPYLDARHHAELNLARSRRDSPEEHESWKQLFDQTFI; translated from the coding sequence GTGAGCGCTGAGGGTTATCTCAATCACCCCACCTTTGGCATGCTTTACAAAGTGGCGCCAGCTGGTGAGGGACGGGATGTCTACGCCACGTTGTACGCCCAGCGCATGTTTTTCCTGGTGACACTGCAGCCACGTGGGGCTCAGTTTGAGGTCATTCCTTATCTCGATGCTCGGCATCATGCTGAACTGAACTTGGCCCGGAGCCGTCGGGATTCACCGGAAGAGCACGAGAGCTGGAAGCAGCTGTTTGATCAGACCTTCATCTGA
- a CDS encoding CbiQ family ECF transporter T component, with translation MDWLRQIPIGQYVDGAAGWLRQLDPRLKLSWVLMFLLTPVLAGPIWRLALVLALVLITAVSGLPPRLWWRSLLLVVLLGCGIGLLAMLLPTGEPGASLNLRPTEEVPGLLLTSPSWELVRLGPLQLGSFQLGPLVVDRRSAELGLNSATLIVTVVHSVNLMLLSTPSEELMWALSWWLAPLAKLGVPVDRLSFQLLLALRFLPLVQEELQNLLRSLASRAVNLRRLGFKASFGLVLSVGERLLANILLRAEQGAEALMARGGTWLPAEAFRPEPSSQIGAQRLLNGLAAVGLVLVLVLRARYGAL, from the coding sequence ATGGATTGGCTGAGGCAGATCCCGATTGGGCAGTACGTGGATGGTGCCGCGGGGTGGCTGCGTCAGCTCGACCCGCGCCTCAAGCTGTCGTGGGTGCTGATGTTTCTGCTCACACCCGTGCTTGCGGGGCCGATTTGGCGGTTGGCGCTTGTGCTGGCGCTTGTTCTCATCACCGCGGTCAGTGGCTTACCGCCACGTTTGTGGTGGCGCTCCCTGCTGCTCGTTGTTCTTTTGGGCTGTGGCATCGGTCTGCTCGCCATGCTGCTGCCCACCGGTGAGCCTGGCGCCAGCTTGAACCTCCGCCCCACTGAAGAGGTCCCGGGTCTCCTGTTGACATCGCCCTCCTGGGAGTTGGTGCGCCTCGGCCCTCTTCAGCTCGGTTCGTTCCAGTTAGGCCCGCTCGTAGTCGACAGACGTTCGGCTGAACTGGGCCTCAACAGCGCCACGCTGATCGTGACGGTGGTGCACAGCGTCAATCTGATGCTGCTCTCCACGCCCAGTGAGGAGTTGATGTGGGCGCTCAGCTGGTGGCTGGCTCCGCTTGCCAAACTCGGCGTGCCCGTGGATCGGCTCAGTTTTCAATTGTTGCTTGCGCTGCGTTTTCTTCCCCTGGTGCAGGAAGAGCTTCAAAACCTGCTGCGTTCCCTGGCCAGTCGAGCCGTCAATCTGCGCCGGCTTGGCTTTAAGGCCTCGTTTGGACTGGTGTTGTCGGTGGGTGAACGTCTGTTGGCCAACATCCTGCTTCGAGCTGAACAGGGGGCTGAAGCCTTGATGGCTCGCGGTGGAACTTGGTTGCCCGCCGAAGCCTTTCGCCCCGAACCCTCGTCACAGATCGGTGCCCAACGGCTTCTCAATGGGCTGGCTGCTGTTGGCCTGGTCTTGGTGCTTGTCCTGCGCGCCAGGTACGGTGCCCTGTAA
- the der gene encoding ribosome biogenesis GTPase Der, with the protein MARPVVAIIGRPNVGKSTLVNRLCRSREAIVHDEPGVTRDRTYQDGYWGDREFKVVDTGGLVFDDDSEFLPEIREQAALALEEASVALVIVDGQQGLTAADESIAEFLRGQPCPILLAVNKCESAEQGLAMAAEFWSLGLGEPYPVSAIHGAGTAEVLDQALKFFPPKDQEGDEEEPIQMAIIGRPNVGKSSLLNAICGEQRAIVSPIRGTTRDTIDTSIVRENRPWRLVDTAGIRRRRSVNYGPEFFGINRSFKAIERSDVCVLVIDALDGVTEQDQRLAGRIEEDGRACVVVVNKWDAVEKDSHTMTAMEKELRAKLYFLDWAPMLFTSALTGQRVDSIFALAALAVEQHRRRVSTSVVNEVLKEALSWRSPPTTRGGRQGRLYYGTQVASRPPSFTLFVNDPKLFGDTYRRYVERQIREGLGFDGSPLKLFWRGKQQRDAERDLARQQNR; encoded by the coding sequence TTGGCGCGTCCCGTCGTCGCGATCATCGGGCGCCCCAACGTTGGCAAGTCCACGCTGGTGAATCGCCTTTGCCGCAGCCGAGAAGCCATCGTTCACGATGAGCCAGGGGTGACCCGTGACCGCACGTATCAGGACGGTTACTGGGGAGATCGCGAGTTCAAGGTTGTGGACACCGGTGGGTTGGTGTTCGACGATGACAGTGAGTTTTTGCCGGAAATCCGAGAGCAGGCGGCTCTGGCTCTCGAGGAAGCCAGCGTTGCCTTGGTGATTGTGGATGGGCAGCAGGGGCTGACGGCTGCCGACGAGTCCATCGCTGAATTTCTGCGCGGCCAGCCCTGTCCGATTCTGCTCGCTGTCAACAAGTGCGAGTCGGCCGAGCAGGGTCTGGCCATGGCGGCTGAATTCTGGAGTCTTGGTCTCGGCGAGCCCTATCCGGTGTCGGCCATCCACGGTGCTGGCACGGCCGAGGTGCTGGACCAGGCGCTCAAGTTCTTCCCTCCCAAGGATCAGGAGGGTGATGAGGAAGAACCCATCCAGATGGCCATCATCGGCCGGCCCAATGTGGGGAAATCCAGCCTGCTCAATGCGATTTGCGGTGAACAGCGCGCCATTGTCAGTCCGATTCGCGGCACGACCCGCGACACGATTGACACCAGCATCGTGCGGGAAAACAGGCCTTGGCGTCTGGTGGACACGGCAGGAATCCGTCGTCGCCGCAGTGTCAACTACGGCCCTGAGTTCTTCGGGATCAACCGCAGTTTCAAGGCGATTGAACGCAGTGATGTCTGTGTTCTGGTGATTGATGCGCTGGATGGCGTCACCGAGCAGGATCAGCGCCTGGCGGGCCGGATTGAGGAAGATGGCCGGGCCTGTGTGGTGGTTGTGAACAAATGGGATGCCGTCGAGAAAGACAGCCACACGATGACCGCCATGGAAAAGGAGCTGCGCGCCAAGCTCTACTTCCTCGACTGGGCTCCGATGCTGTTCACGTCGGCACTGACGGGGCAGCGGGTGGACAGCATCTTTGCTCTGGCTGCTCTCGCAGTTGAGCAACATCGCCGTCGGGTGAGCACCTCTGTGGTCAATGAGGTGCTGAAGGAAGCTCTGAGTTGGAGAAGTCCGCCTACCACCCGTGGCGGCCGGCAAGGGCGTTTGTATTACGGCACGCAGGTGGCCAGTCGTCCGCCGAGCTTCACGCTGTTTGTGAATGATCCCAAGTTGTTTGGTGACACCTATCGCCGCTACGTGGAGCGCCAGATTCGAGAGGGACTGGGCTTTGATGGATCACCGCTGAAGTTGTTCTGGCGGGGCAAGCAGCAGCGTGATGCCGAACGGGATCTCGCCAGGCAGCAGAACCGATAG
- a CDS encoding L,D-transpeptidase has translation MLELIATLVVDLSDQKLTVYDANQEIVRVIPVSTGKASTPTPTGEAQVLTKYRSVTMSGRGYVAPGVPYAMCITSNEMICMHGAPWQEEAGQAFGVPRSRGCVRMPTHQAQWLFENTPKGTKVVIQA, from the coding sequence ATGCTTGAACTGATCGCCACTCTTGTGGTTGACCTCTCCGACCAGAAGTTGACCGTTTACGACGCCAATCAGGAGATCGTGCGGGTGATTCCCGTGAGCACCGGTAAGGCGTCAACGCCGACGCCCACAGGAGAAGCTCAGGTGCTCACCAAATACCGATCCGTGACCATGAGCGGTCGTGGATATGTGGCACCAGGCGTGCCCTATGCCATGTGCATCACCTCCAACGAAATGATCTGCATGCATGGAGCTCCCTGGCAGGAGGAGGCTGGTCAGGCCTTTGGCGTTCCTCGCAGCCGTGGATGCGTTCGCATGCCAACCCACCAGGCGCAATGGCTGTTCGAGAACACGCCCAAAGGCACCAAGGTGGTGATCCAAGCTTGA
- a CDS encoding DUF1823 family protein, giving the protein MTFPSWSLTRPLLMAILEDRLSDQFVAQLVWERLGYRPSSAVDGLWRAGPQTPSDWGEAFPEAPQVIAVRPASVRLTRSIPKPYKQLLKEQLHFTGYRIGELYPRRTRRATVVNWLLASLALEGKPLLEEGALPPLLEAPADPVQGHPGDPPVG; this is encoded by the coding sequence ATGACGTTTCCCAGCTGGAGTCTGACCCGGCCTCTGCTGATGGCGATTCTTGAGGACCGTTTGAGCGATCAGTTTGTCGCCCAGCTGGTGTGGGAGCGTTTGGGCTACCGCCCCTCCAGCGCCGTCGACGGTCTCTGGCGAGCCGGTCCGCAGACACCCTCCGACTGGGGAGAAGCTTTCCCGGAGGCCCCTCAGGTGATCGCCGTGCGGCCGGCTTCCGTGCGTCTCACGCGTTCGATTCCGAAGCCCTACAAGCAGCTTTTGAAGGAGCAGCTCCACTTCACGGGCTATCGCATCGGTGAGCTCTATCCACGCCGAACCCGCCGGGCCACGGTGGTCAACTGGTTGCTGGCTTCCTTGGCGCTTGAGGGGAAGCCGCTGCTTGAAGAGGGGGCGCTACCGCCGCTGTTGGAAGCGCCGGCCGATCCGGTGCAGGGGCATCCTGGCGACCCGCCAGTGGGCTAA
- the dusB gene encoding tRNA dihydrouridine synthase DusB produces MASPLITRELRLRGSRVERTLRCRVLQSPLAGVSDRIFRSLVRRWSSDALLFTEMVNATSLELGHGRAKVEELSGELGPIGVQLFDHRPAAMADAARRAEDAGAFLVDINMGCPVRKIARKGGGSGLIRDPELACQIVDAVAAAVGVPVTVKTRLGWCGGTEQPSTQADAVAWGRRLQDAGAQLLTLHGRTREQRFSGNANWAAIAAVKQSLHIPVIANGDVNSPDDALRCLKVTGADGVMVGRGTMGAPWLVGQIDAALNGRPIPPTPDPRERLTLAAEQLQALVEARGDHGLLIARKHMSWTCTGFPGASQFRQQLMRASTPNLALELLKHQQDQLASEAKAA; encoded by the coding sequence ATGGCATCCCCATTGATCACCAGGGAACTGAGACTGCGTGGCAGCCGCGTTGAGCGCACCTTGCGCTGCCGCGTTCTGCAATCACCGCTTGCAGGCGTCAGCGATCGGATCTTCCGCTCCCTGGTGCGGCGTTGGTCGTCCGACGCCCTGTTATTCACCGAAATGGTGAATGCCACCAGCCTCGAACTCGGCCATGGCCGAGCCAAGGTGGAAGAACTCAGCGGAGAACTTGGACCAATCGGCGTCCAATTGTTCGACCACCGACCTGCAGCCATGGCAGATGCCGCTCGTCGGGCTGAAGACGCCGGCGCCTTTTTGGTGGACATCAACATGGGTTGCCCGGTGCGCAAGATTGCACGCAAAGGCGGTGGGAGCGGCCTGATCCGCGATCCTGAGCTGGCCTGCCAGATCGTCGACGCCGTGGCTGCCGCCGTTGGCGTGCCAGTGACCGTCAAAACTCGACTCGGCTGGTGCGGCGGAACGGAGCAGCCGTCAACGCAGGCTGATGCTGTGGCCTGGGGTCGCCGGCTCCAGGACGCCGGGGCTCAGCTTTTAACCCTGCATGGCCGCACCCGCGAACAACGCTTCAGCGGCAACGCGAACTGGGCCGCGATCGCGGCCGTCAAACAAAGCCTCCACATCCCCGTGATCGCTAATGGCGACGTCAATAGCCCAGACGACGCTTTGCGCTGCCTGAAGGTCACCGGTGCTGATGGCGTAATGGTGGGACGTGGAACGATGGGCGCCCCTTGGCTTGTGGGTCAAATCGATGCCGCACTGAATGGACGGCCCATCCCACCAACACCAGACCCACGGGAACGCCTGACGCTGGCGGCTGAACAATTGCAGGCCCTGGTGGAAGCACGAGGCGATCACGGCCTGCTGATCGCGCGAAAACACATGAGTTGGACATGCACTGGCTTCCCTGGTGCCTCGCAATTCCGCCAGCAACTGATGCGGGCCTCCACGCCAAATCTCGCCCTGGAGTTGTTGAAGCACCAGCAGGACCAGTTGGCGTCAGAGGCCAAGGCTGCCTAG
- a CDS encoding DUF4079 family protein — MIAAFPSLAVSQWLALVHPVLIILFVYPVIGATIRLGILARERRLQLNPIAPTVPVEHVDHGRWATGALLLAVLIALGHGLAGAGAGLATWLVVSLQAAAAAAAFVALLRTRRLMFRLLFAWSCWLFLLLISLQPLLMAERSLLALAIWESHTWGGLALLALLLFTMAVQREIASRLWMRRLHVSLNVLVALLLATQAITGTRDLLLG, encoded by the coding sequence TTGATTGCTGCCTTTCCATCGCTTGCCGTGAGCCAATGGTTGGCGTTGGTGCATCCAGTGCTGATCATTCTGTTTGTCTATCCCGTGATCGGAGCAACGATCAGGTTGGGGATCCTGGCCAGGGAGCGGCGGTTGCAGCTCAATCCGATTGCTCCCACGGTTCCTGTGGAGCATGTGGATCATGGCCGCTGGGCCACAGGTGCTCTGCTGTTGGCCGTGCTCATTGCTTTGGGTCATGGATTAGCGGGTGCTGGCGCTGGTTTGGCGACCTGGCTTGTGGTTTCTCTGCAGGCTGCGGCTGCTGCCGCAGCTTTCGTGGCGCTCCTTCGCACGCGGCGTTTGATGTTCCGTTTGCTGTTCGCATGGAGCTGCTGGCTGTTTCTGCTGCTGATCAGCCTGCAGCCTTTGTTGATGGCGGAACGGTCTCTCCTGGCTCTAGCGATCTGGGAATCCCACACCTGGGGTGGCCTCGCGCTTCTCGCTTTGCTCCTGTTCACGATGGCTGTGCAGCGGGAGATCGCCAGCAGGCTGTGGATGCGCCGATTGCATGTGTCCCTGAATGTGTTGGTGGCACTGTTGCTGGCGACCCAAGCGATTACGGGTACCCGTGACCTTCTGCTGGGCTAG
- the cobI gene encoding precorrin-2 C(20)-methyltransferase, translated as MVDPSPAPLSLAPKFAPDRLTLVGVGPGDPELLTVAAVKALEQADVVAHPVAREGESGLALAIALPWLQPQQQLLPLAFPMVAEAEPRISAWHEAADALARHVRAGRRVVLLCEGDVSLFATGSYVQLALRRRHPDLPFALIPGIPSVCAAAAAAAGVAVDLPLALQQEGLLIRPCPETASDFRKLLQSARDASTVLGLIKVGHRWPWVCAALTEMGLLDQALFAQRVGWSDQWVASASQVPPDARPYFSLLLIRQLWPEVLP; from the coding sequence ATGGTTGATCCGTCCCCCGCGCCGTTGTCCTTGGCACCCAAGTTTGCTCCTGATCGGTTGACGCTGGTAGGAGTTGGTCCTGGTGATCCAGAATTGCTTACGGTCGCTGCGGTGAAGGCCTTGGAGCAGGCCGACGTGGTGGCTCATCCTGTGGCCCGTGAAGGAGAGTCGGGGTTGGCATTGGCCATTGCTTTGCCGTGGTTGCAGCCGCAACAACAACTTCTGCCCCTCGCGTTCCCGATGGTGGCGGAGGCAGAGCCGAGAATTTCCGCCTGGCACGAGGCTGCCGACGCACTCGCCCGCCATGTGAGGGCAGGTCGCAGGGTGGTGTTGCTCTGTGAGGGGGATGTGTCCCTCTTTGCAACGGGTAGTTACGTGCAGCTGGCTCTGCGTCGGCGTCATCCCGACCTTCCCTTTGCGCTGATTCCTGGGATCCCTTCGGTTTGTGCTGCTGCTGCCGCAGCAGCAGGCGTGGCGGTCGATCTTCCCTTGGCACTCCAGCAAGAAGGACTGCTGATCCGTCCATGTCCGGAGACGGCTTCGGACTTTCGCAAACTCCTGCAGAGCGCACGCGATGCGTCAACTGTGCTCGGGTTGATCAAAGTGGGCCACCGTTGGCCCTGGGTGTGTGCGGCTCTGACGGAGATGGGGCTGCTGGATCAGGCTCTGTTCGCGCAACGGGTGGGTTGGTCTGATCAGTGGGTGGCTTCCGCCTCTCAAGTGCCCCCCGATGCGAGACCCTATTTCTCACTTCTGCTGATCCGTCAGCTCTGGCCTGAGGTGTTGCCTTGA
- a CDS encoding acireductone dioxygenase — protein sequence MSELTLFSDRSSDVLLHTQDRALIERELKRRGIGFERWPTQTRLDQSAGQEEILAAYKHDIQRTQARGNYPTVDAIRIQPDHPERATLRQTFLNEHTHSEDEVRFFVEGHGLFCLHLGDEVIQVLCKASDWISVPAGTRHWFDMGPEPEFCAIRFFCNPSGWVADFTGDSIASRYPLLTTPASLL from the coding sequence ATGAGTGAGCTGACGCTGTTTTCGGATCGCTCCAGCGACGTGCTTCTGCACACCCAAGACAGAGCTCTGATCGAAAGGGAGCTCAAGCGACGCGGAATTGGCTTTGAACGCTGGCCAACACAGACGCGGCTTGACCAAAGCGCTGGCCAGGAGGAGATCCTGGCGGCCTACAAGCACGACATCCAACGAACCCAGGCGCGCGGGAACTACCCCACCGTTGATGCCATTCGCATCCAGCCGGACCATCCCGAACGAGCCACCCTGCGCCAGACATTCCTGAATGAACACACCCACAGCGAAGACGAAGTTCGCTTTTTCGTGGAGGGCCATGGCCTGTTCTGCCTTCACCTTGGGGACGAGGTGATCCAGGTGTTGTGCAAAGCCTCGGATTGGATCAGCGTTCCTGCAGGAACGCGTCACTGGTTTGATATGGGGCCGGAGCCGGAGTTCTGCGCCATTCGCTTTTTTTGCAATCCCAGCGGATGGGTGGCGGACTTCACAGGGGATTCCATTGCCAGCCGCTATCCCCTACTCACAACCCCCGCAAGCCTGCTGTAG